In Parasegetibacter sp. NRK P23, a single genomic region encodes these proteins:
- a CDS encoding YdeI/OmpD-associated family protein — translation MAFKATIQRFEEQGEKTGWTYIEIPADVAQEIFPGNKKSFYVKGKLDQWQFKGICLLPMGNGNFIMPLNAEIRKAIGKRKGATVQVDLHKDVPPALSCPELMECLADEPGATDYFNTGIANSHRNYFLKWVLSAKTEPTKTKRIAQVVTAMARKMSYSEMIHFFRDQKNK, via the coding sequence ATGGCTTTTAAGGCAACCATACAACGTTTCGAAGAACAGGGCGAAAAAACCGGGTGGACCTATATCGAAATCCCCGCCGATGTTGCGCAGGAAATTTTCCCGGGCAACAAAAAATCATTTTACGTAAAGGGAAAGCTGGATCAGTGGCAGTTCAAAGGGATATGCCTCCTACCCATGGGGAACGGGAACTTTATCATGCCCCTGAACGCGGAGATCCGTAAAGCCATCGGTAAAAGAAAAGGCGCCACCGTACAGGTTGACCTGCACAAGGATGTTCCGCCCGCGCTTTCCTGTCCTGAACTGATGGAGTGCCTGGCCGATGAACCCGGTGCCACCGATTACTTCAATACAGGCATCGCAAATTCACATCGCAACTATTTTTTAAAATGGGTACTCAGCGCCAAAACTGAACCCACCAAAACAAAGCGCATAGCCCAGGTGGTTACCGCGATGGCCCGTAAAATGAGCTATTCGGAAATGATTCATTTTTTCAGGGACCAGAAAAACAAATGA
- a CDS encoding bifunctional 2-polyprenyl-6-hydroxyphenol methylase/3-demethylubiquinol 3-O-methyltransferase UbiG — protein MFEFHKDRKQYFDIQVENARQYVLPFIEAKFPIKPGMRVLEIGCGEAGVLKAFIDRGCIGVGVEFDAPRIENAKIWLAPEVADGRIRFVTKDIYKADVEQDLHGAFDIIVLKDVIEHIFDQEKLIAWMKTFLTPGGVIFFGFPPWMMPFGGHQQICRNKWLSKLPWYHLLPRPLYKGLLKAFGEDTRGLLEIYDTSITIEQFERITKKTGYEIVHKLHYFINPIYQWKFGWKPRVQNRLVSRIPWFRNFVTTCVFYLIKDKTT, from the coding sequence ATGTTTGAATTTCACAAGGACCGGAAGCAATATTTTGATATCCAGGTAGAGAATGCGCGGCAATACGTGCTTCCTTTTATAGAGGCGAAGTTCCCTATCAAACCCGGGATGCGCGTGCTGGAAATAGGCTGCGGCGAAGCCGGTGTGCTGAAAGCTTTTATTGACCGTGGCTGCATTGGTGTGGGCGTGGAGTTTGACGCACCGCGTATTGAGAACGCGAAAATCTGGCTGGCACCCGAAGTGGCGGATGGCCGCATCCGTTTTGTGACCAAAGATATTTACAAGGCCGATGTTGAGCAGGATCTCCATGGGGCCTTCGATATCATTGTACTGAAAGATGTGATTGAACATATTTTCGACCAGGAGAAACTCATAGCCTGGATGAAGACCTTCCTCACCCCGGGTGGTGTGATCTTTTTCGGGTTCCCGCCCTGGATGATGCCCTTCGGCGGACACCAGCAGATTTGCCGGAACAAATGGCTCTCTAAATTACCGTGGTACCATCTTTTGCCCCGACCGCTTTACAAAGGTTTGCTGAAAGCTTTTGGAGAAGATACACGCGGGCTGCTGGAAATTTACGATACGAGTATTACGATAGAACAATTCGAGCGGATAACGAAGAAAACCGGGTATGAAATCGTGCACAAACTGCATTACTTCATTAACCCGATCTACCAATGGAAGTTCGGCTGGAAACCGCGTGTGCAAAATCGTTTAGTGAGCAGGATACCCTGGTTCAGAAATTTTGTGACCACTTGTGTATTCTACCTTATTAAAGACAAAACTACTTAG
- a CDS encoding DUF4136 domain-containing protein translates to MKQLLFAICCIFCQCSPSPRISSQLAPGADFSRYKTFDFYQLDASGDTLSTKFSSRTKSMEYAIEQEMKAKGYTRTNDNPDLLINIGIVVEEKTQTRQTDFRTDAPRYIGQRNYSWKSEEVPVGTYRQGTVTVDLVDRKTNQRVWDGVAREIIPGRDERVEKAIATGVNLLLKDVPAK, encoded by the coding sequence ATGAAACAACTTCTTTTTGCCATCTGCTGCATATTCTGTCAATGTTCCCCCTCACCAAGGATAAGTTCGCAACTTGCACCCGGCGCCGATTTTTCCCGGTACAAAACCTTCGACTTCTACCAATTAGATGCCTCCGGTGATACGCTTTCCACCAAATTCTCTTCCCGTACAAAATCTATGGAATACGCCATAGAACAGGAAATGAAAGCAAAAGGATATACCAGGACCAACGATAATCCTGATCTCCTCATCAATATCGGGATCGTGGTGGAAGAAAAAACACAGACGCGTCAAACGGATTTCCGTACGGATGCCCCAAGGTATATCGGGCAGCGGAACTATTCCTGGAAATCAGAAGAAGTACCTGTTGGAACATATAGGCAAGGAACTGTTACCGTTGATCTTGTTGACCGTAAGACCAACCAACGCGTATGGGATGGCGTGGCCCGCGAAATCATTCCCGGCAGAGATGAGCGCGTGGAGAAAGCCATCGCTACAGGGGTTAATCTGTTGTTGAAAGACGTTCCTGCTAAGTAG
- the recA gene encoding recombinase RecA, whose amino-acid sequence MSNAEKLKALKLTMDKIDKDFGKGSVMMMNEKGEQQIETVSTGSIGVDTALGIGGLPRGRIVEIYGPESSGKTTIATHVIAEAQKKGGMCAIIDAEHAFDSSYARRLGVDVDNLLISQPDYGEQALEIADRLILSGALDVVVIDSVAALVPKGELEGEMGDSKMGLQARLMSQALRKLTATISKTNTICIFINQLREKIGVMFGNPETTTGGNALKFYASVRIDIRRISQIKDGDEAIGNRVKVKIVKNKVAPPFRQAEFDIIFGEGISKLGEIIDMGVEMGVVQKSGSWFSYDSNKLGQGRDSVKNLLRDNPELANEIEGKIRAKIAEAAAGAVSAAAVAQ is encoded by the coding sequence ATGTCAAATGCGGAAAAACTGAAGGCGCTCAAGCTGACGATGGACAAGATCGATAAGGATTTTGGGAAAGGAAGCGTGATGATGATGAATGAAAAAGGGGAGCAACAGATCGAAACGGTTTCCACCGGCTCCATCGGTGTGGATACCGCATTAGGCATAGGCGGACTGCCCCGCGGCCGTATCGTGGAAATTTACGGACCGGAATCTTCGGGTAAAACAACCATCGCCACACACGTGATCGCTGAGGCACAGAAGAAAGGCGGCATGTGTGCGATCATAGATGCTGAACACGCTTTTGATAGCTCTTATGCCCGCAGGCTGGGCGTGGATGTGGACAACCTCCTGATCTCTCAACCCGACTACGGAGAGCAGGCACTGGAGATCGCCGACAGGCTGATCTTGTCCGGCGCACTGGATGTGGTGGTGATCGACTCCGTAGCTGCACTCGTACCCAAAGGAGAACTGGAAGGCGAAATGGGCGACAGCAAAATGGGTCTACAGGCACGGTTGATGAGCCAGGCGCTGCGTAAACTCACAGCAACCATCAGCAAAACGAATACCATCTGCATATTCATTAACCAGCTCCGCGAAAAGATCGGTGTGATGTTCGGTAACCCTGAAACCACAACCGGTGGTAACGCACTGAAATTCTATGCGTCCGTAAGGATAGATATCCGCAGGATATCCCAGATTAAAGATGGCGATGAAGCTATCGGTAACAGGGTGAAAGTGAAAATCGTGAAGAACAAAGTGGCACCGCCCTTCCGCCAGGCTGAGTTTGACATCATCTTCGGTGAAGGAATATCTAAATTGGGTGAGATTATTGATATGGGTGTTGAAATGGGCGTGGTGCAGAAAAGCGGTTCCTGGTTCAGTTATGATTCCAACAAGCTCGGCCAGGGCAGGGATTCTGTAAAGAACTTGCTGCGCGATAACCCCGAACTCGCCAATGAGATCGAAGGTAAGATAAGAGCCAAGATCGCTGAAGCTGCTGCTGGTGCAGTTTCTGCGGCAGCTGTTGCACAATAA
- the dnaN gene encoding DNA polymerase III subunit beta, producing MKFIVSSSALLKHLQQISGVINANTVLPILEDFLFEVDKNKLNVVATDLETVMRISLEIEARESGRICIPAKILMDSLKNIPDQPLTFTIDKNYSVEITSDNGKYKVMGENPDNFPKEPVADDTTSFTMTSTGLVTAINKTLFAVSTDDLRPAMTGVFFELDKTGLQFVATDAHRLVRYKRTDVVTPKADSFIVPKKPLNLLKAALPDNADEITVSYNSNHLFVVHGSTQMVCRLIDARFPDYKVVIPADNPYKLMVLKSDFQSALRRVSVFSNKSTNQVALTISGNELQLAAQDVDFSFEGNERMHCQYDGEDLQIAFNARFLIEMLNAADTQEVVMELSTPTKAGIIKPAENAENTELLMLVMPLMLNN from the coding sequence ATGAAGTTCATCGTTTCATCTTCGGCTTTACTGAAACATTTACAACAGATCAGCGGCGTTATCAACGCGAATACGGTATTGCCCATCCTGGAAGATTTCCTTTTCGAGGTGGATAAGAACAAACTGAACGTGGTGGCCACCGACCTGGAAACGGTAATGCGCATCAGCCTGGAGATCGAGGCCCGTGAATCAGGACGCATCTGTATCCCCGCCAAGATCCTGATGGATTCGCTTAAAAATATTCCTGATCAGCCCCTCACTTTCACCATCGATAAGAATTATTCCGTTGAAATCACCAGCGACAACGGTAAATACAAGGTAATGGGGGAAAATCCGGATAACTTCCCGAAAGAGCCGGTAGCAGATGACACCACTTCTTTCACCATGACCAGTACCGGACTGGTAACCGCCATCAACAAAACACTTTTCGCCGTGAGCACCGACGACCTTCGTCCCGCGATGACCGGCGTTTTCTTCGAACTGGATAAAACCGGCCTGCAATTCGTTGCCACCGATGCGCACCGCCTGGTCCGTTATAAAAGAACAGATGTTGTTACGCCAAAGGCCGACTCCTTCATCGTTCCCAAAAAACCGCTCAACCTGCTGAAGGCCGCGTTGCCGGACAATGCCGATGAAATCACGGTTTCTTATAACAGCAACCACCTTTTCGTGGTGCATGGCTCCACACAGATGGTGTGTCGCCTTATTGACGCGCGATTCCCTGACTACAAGGTTGTTATCCCTGCTGATAACCCCTACAAACTGATGGTACTGAAATCCGACTTCCAGAGCGCCCTGCGCCGCGTGAGCGTTTTCAGTAACAAAAGCACCAACCAGGTGGCTCTTACCATCAGCGGGAACGAACTCCAGCTTGCTGCGCAGGATGTGGATTTCTCCTTTGAAGGAAATGAAAGAATGCACTGCCAGTACGATGGAGAAGATCTCCAGATCGCCTTTAACGCGCGATTCCTCATTGAAATGCTGAATGCCGCCGATACCCAGGAAGTGGTGATGGAGCTTTCCACTCCCACCAAAGCCGGGATCATCAAACCCGCTGAAAACGCGGAAAATACCGAATTGCTGATGCTGGTAATGCCGTTGATGCTGAACAATTAA
- a CDS encoding sterol desaturase family protein encodes MNTFIEYFQTLEQRPMERMLFLVSGMLLLWLIEGAIPLLRLQYRKTKWRHAAVNFSFTVMHLVLHTGFAILIVLLSDLCSAKSFGIVHWLQTPVWLTILIAALTLDFFGGWLVHITEHKVPWMWRFHVIHHADNNVDVTTGLRHHPVESIFRGVFFLVGVVVAGAPMYAVMIYQTFLVLATQFTHANIRLPEKLDRVLSFIFVSPNMHKVHHHWQQPYTDSNYGAVFAIWDRLLGTFLRLHPSKIRYGLDRYYPNEEDENFSGLMKAPFRKQ; translated from the coding sequence ATGAACACCTTCATCGAATATTTCCAGACACTGGAACAGCGTCCCATGGAGCGCATGTTGTTCCTCGTGAGCGGCATGTTGCTGTTGTGGCTGATAGAAGGGGCGATCCCGCTGCTGCGGCTGCAATACCGCAAAACAAAATGGCGGCACGCCGCCGTGAACTTCTCTTTTACCGTGATGCACCTCGTGCTGCACACCGGTTTCGCGATTCTTATCGTTTTGCTCAGTGACCTCTGTTCCGCAAAAAGCTTTGGTATTGTGCACTGGCTCCAAACGCCCGTCTGGCTCACGATCCTGATCGCCGCGCTTACCCTCGATTTTTTCGGCGGATGGCTGGTTCACATTACCGAACACAAGGTGCCGTGGATGTGGCGGTTTCATGTGATCCATCACGCAGACAACAATGTGGACGTGACCACAGGTTTGCGTCACCACCCGGTGGAAAGTATCTTTCGCGGCGTTTTTTTCCTCGTCGGCGTTGTGGTAGCGGGAGCACCTATGTACGCGGTTATGATTTACCAAACTTTTCTTGTGCTGGCCACGCAGTTCACACACGCGAATATCAGGCTGCCCGAAAAACTGGATCGCGTCCTGAGCTTCATTTTCGTTTCTCCCAATATGCACAAAGTGCACCACCATTGGCAACAACCATACACGGACTCCAACTATGGGGCGGTTTTCGCGATCTGGGACCGGCTGCTCGGCACCTTTCTTCGGCTGCATCCTTCAAAAATCAGGTATGGTCTGGACCGTTATTACCCGAATGAAGAAGATGAAAACTTTTCAGGATTAATGAAAGCGCCGTTCCGGAAGCAGTAG
- the kdsB gene encoding 3-deoxy-manno-octulosonate cytidylyltransferase produces the protein MKTIAMIPARYAATRFPAKLMQTLGDKTIIRHTYDNTVATGLFDEVWVVTDSDIIFEEISSNGGNVRRSIREHESGSDRIAEAVADMDVEIVLNVQGDEPFVNKDALARLLNAFKGAEGQKVQVASMMEVMDDPERIQNPNNVKVVVDQHNNSLLFSRSVIPFPRNNDITITHYQHKGVYAFRKSALMKFTSWPMTPLEEAEKIECLRYLEHGIQLKMVVVEKMGINIDTPQDLEKAREMI, from the coding sequence ATGAAAACCATCGCCATGATACCGGCGCGTTATGCCGCCACCCGATTTCCCGCCAAACTGATGCAAACACTGGGTGATAAAACCATCATCCGGCATACCTATGATAATACGGTAGCCACCGGGTTGTTTGATGAGGTTTGGGTGGTAACCGACAGCGATATCATTTTTGAAGAGATCAGCTCCAATGGTGGAAATGTACGCCGGAGCATCCGCGAACACGAAAGTGGCAGCGACCGCATCGCGGAAGCCGTGGCCGATATGGACGTGGAAATTGTGCTGAACGTGCAGGGCGATGAGCCGTTTGTGAACAAAGACGCGCTCGCGCGCCTGCTGAACGCCTTCAAAGGAGCCGAAGGGCAGAAGGTACAGGTCGCCTCCATGATGGAAGTGATGGATGACCCCGAAAGAATACAAAACCCCAACAACGTAAAAGTGGTGGTGGATCAGCACAACAACTCGCTGCTTTTTTCACGCAGTGTTATTCCCTTCCCACGCAACAACGATATTACGATCACCCATTACCAACATAAAGGGGTGTACGCTTTCAGGAAAAGCGCCCTGATGAAGTTCACGTCCTGGCCCATGACCCCATTGGAAGAAGCCGAGAAAATCGAATGCCTCCGTTACCTGGAACACGGTATCCAACTCAAAATGGTAGTGGTGGAAAAAATGGGCATCAATATAGATACGCCACAGGACCTCGAAAAAGCAAGAGAAATGATCTGA
- the corA gene encoding magnesium/cobalt transporter CorA, whose product MRYTDYINLVLPIFNTRRTREILNVNPVQPTTRIDAPEVRISVYEFNAHEFKEHLFTDINECVQFAHNGQHVHWINIDGIRKADIARVCQEFRVHPLLEEDILSLGQRPKMDEIDDVLFCLLNMLYFNENAGTVEQEQISIALGKHFVISFQEDPSRDVFDPLREKLKIPSSKIRNAGADYVCYTMLDLIVDNYFLVMEKLGDKIEAIEEEVIRNSNTKSLARINRLRKELIVLKRNIAPVRELIHGFIRSESDLLAERTTKYFKDIYDHIVQANDLAENYRDVMINLQDLYVSNVNLKMNEVMKVMAIVTCLMAPATVIGGIFGMNFDRIPYLHHQNGFYIAMSLMVLVPIWMLWIFKKRGWF is encoded by the coding sequence ATGCGGTACACCGATTATATCAACCTTGTTCTTCCCATTTTTAATACAAGGCGCACAAGGGAAATTCTGAACGTAAATCCAGTTCAGCCCACCACGCGTATTGATGCGCCTGAAGTACGGATTTCCGTTTACGAGTTCAACGCGCATGAATTCAAAGAACACCTGTTTACCGATATCAACGAGTGTGTACAATTCGCGCACAATGGCCAACACGTGCATTGGATCAACATTGATGGCATACGGAAAGCAGATATAGCAAGGGTTTGCCAGGAGTTCCGCGTGCACCCGCTGTTGGAAGAAGATATTCTCAGCCTGGGTCAGCGGCCGAAAATGGATGAAATTGATGATGTGCTTTTCTGTCTGCTGAACATGTTATATTTCAATGAAAATGCCGGAACGGTGGAGCAGGAACAAATCAGCATCGCACTGGGAAAGCATTTCGTGATTTCCTTCCAGGAAGATCCTTCGCGGGATGTGTTCGATCCGTTGCGTGAAAAACTGAAAATTCCTTCCAGCAAAATCAGGAACGCGGGCGCAGATTATGTTTGTTACACCATGCTGGACCTGATCGTGGATAATTATTTCCTGGTCATGGAAAAGCTGGGCGATAAAATTGAAGCGATTGAAGAAGAGGTCATCAGGAACAGTAATACGAAAAGCCTGGCGCGCATCAACCGGCTCCGCAAGGAACTCATCGTGCTGAAAAGAAATATCGCGCCTGTTCGGGAACTGATCCACGGCTTTATCCGCAGCGAAAGCGACTTACTGGCCGAACGCACCACGAAATACTTCAAAGATATTTACGACCATATTGTGCAGGCGAACGACCTCGCAGAAAACTACCGCGACGTAATGATCAACCTTCAGGACCTCTATGTAAGCAATGTAAACCTGAAGATGAACGAGGTGATGAAAGTAATGGCCATCGTAACCTGCCTCATGGCCCCCGCTACTGTGATCGGTGGTATCTTCGGGATGAATTTTGACCGGATACCTTACCTCCATCATCAGAACGGTTTTTACATCGCGATGAGTCTGATGGTGTTGGTACCGATATGGATGTTGTGGATATTTAAAAAGAGAGGCTGGTTTTAA
- a CDS encoding DUF2480 family protein, which produces MSEVFVNKVAESGILTLDLEQYLPKEEIAVFDIKGYLFMELILKEKDFRAALQSLDWSVYEGKNVAVTCSADAIIPVWAYMLITVYLQPVAKEVFFGTEEEMKKALLVRNIAALSEAEFADKRVVVKGCGDVEIGPFAYLEATKKLRPVAKSIMYGEPCSTVPIFKKKPGAAV; this is translated from the coding sequence ATGAGTGAAGTATTTGTAAATAAGGTGGCCGAAAGTGGTATTCTGACCCTTGACCTGGAACAGTATCTTCCCAAAGAGGAGATCGCGGTATTCGATATCAAGGGTTATCTTTTTATGGAACTGATCCTGAAAGAGAAAGATTTCCGTGCCGCGCTCCAATCCCTAGACTGGAGTGTTTACGAGGGGAAAAATGTGGCGGTCACCTGTTCTGCCGATGCGATTATTCCTGTTTGGGCTTATATGCTGATTACAGTGTACCTTCAACCTGTTGCCAAGGAAGTATTTTTTGGTACGGAAGAAGAAATGAAAAAAGCGCTCCTGGTGCGTAATATAGCTGCATTATCTGAAGCCGAATTCGCTGATAAGCGCGTGGTGGTGAAAGGCTGCGGCGATGTGGAAATCGGTCCGTTCGCCTACCTGGAAGCTACTAAGAAATTGCGTCCTGTCGCTAAAAGTATCATGTACGGAGAGCCTTGCAGCACTGTTCCCATTTTCAAAAAGAAACCCGGCGCGGCCGTTTAA